The Flavobacterium praedii genome window below encodes:
- a CDS encoding MFS transporter, which translates to MKNNNLTVGLVFLTFFVISFLTNIMGPLIPDIINSYKLSLGMVGFLPFSFFAAYGVMSTSAGVLLEKYREKKVMAFSFLMAALGSLLFGLFPYYSMALVSLFLIGIGMAALQVAINPLLRVSGGEKHFAFNSVMAQLFFGLASFLSPLVYSYLVTNIKHDGTNSNAFLEILSKLVPENLNWVSLYWIFAITALAMVVIILLFKFPKFELEETEKAGTWSVYKDLLKNKTVLLFFFGTFAYVGTEQGIANWMSKFLSDYHGYDPQTIGAEAVAYFWGLLTAGCLLGLLLLKFMDSRKVLILFTVAAIICLTIALFGPAQMALYAFPLSGFALSVMWSIVFSLALNSLESNHGAFSGILCTGIVGGAVMSLIIGKLGDIIGLRFAMTLLFITLGYILSIGFWAKPLITNATINLKKVKEN; encoded by the coding sequence ATGAAAAACAATAATTTAACCGTAGGACTAGTATTTCTGACCTTTTTTGTCATCTCTTTTTTGACTAATATTATGGGACCATTAATCCCCGATATTATTAACAGCTACAAATTATCTCTCGGAATGGTTGGGTTTCTTCCCTTTTCTTTTTTTGCAGCTTACGGAGTGATGTCAACATCGGCAGGAGTTTTGCTCGAAAAATACAGAGAGAAAAAAGTAATGGCTTTTTCGTTTCTAATGGCAGCATTGGGTTCTTTATTGTTTGGATTATTCCCTTATTATTCCATGGCACTGGTTTCTTTATTTTTAATAGGAATTGGAATGGCTGCTTTACAGGTTGCAATTAATCCTTTGCTCCGAGTTTCTGGTGGCGAAAAACATTTTGCTTTTAATTCTGTAATGGCACAATTGTTTTTTGGATTGGCCTCTTTTTTAAGTCCCTTGGTTTACAGTTATTTGGTTACTAATATCAAACACGACGGTACAAATTCAAATGCTTTTTTGGAAATCCTTTCAAAATTGGTTCCAGAAAACCTGAACTGGGTTTCACTCTATTGGATTTTTGCCATCACGGCACTTGCAATGGTGGTAATTATTCTACTTTTTAAATTTCCAAAATTCGAATTAGAGGAAACCGAAAAAGCAGGAACTTGGAGTGTTTACAAAGATTTGCTAAAGAACAAAACCGTGCTTTTATTCTTCTTCGGAACATTTGCTTATGTAGGCACCGAACAGGGAATTGCCAACTGGATGTCCAAATTTCTAAGTGATTATCACGGTTACGATCCTCAGACTATAGGAGCTGAAGCCGTTGCTTATTTCTGGGGACTATTGACCGCTGGATGCTTGCTGGGTTTACTGTTACTTAAATTTATGGACAGTCGGAAAGTACTCATCTTGTTTACTGTTGCTGCAATTATATGCCTGACGATTGCTCTTTTTGGTCCTGCACAAATGGCGTTGTATGCTTTTCCACTTTCTGGTTTTGCGCTATCGGTAATGTGGTCTATTGTGTTTTCTCTCGCTTTGAATTCTCTTGAAAGCAATCACGGTGCTTTTTCCGGAATTTTATGTACAGGCATTGTTGGTGGTGCGGTAATGTCTTTAATCATTGGAAAATTGGGAGACATCATTGGGTTGCGTTTTGCGATGACCCTACTCTTTATAACCCTTGGATACATCCTAAGCATTGGTTTTTGGGCAAAACCTTTAATTACAAATGCTACAATAAATTTAAAAAAAGTAAAAGAAAATTAA
- a CDS encoding RagB/SusD family nutrient uptake outer membrane protein: MKTILSKYIFITIAVVTLGSCDEEFVTVTPKGAFQESDYYTNEKQATSALVGVYDILRKNTGGFENILTVMNSGSDDFYAGGANDSDGLGHQYFSKHALTPTYIYASLWNDHYQGIYRANKLLQKLPSIPMDNNLKVRYAAESKALRAIYYFNLVRMFKNIPLLLEPLTLDNMRTVVQADPKAVYTQIEKDLVEAIAVLPVSLPDDELGRITKVGAQAMLGKVYLYDGKNTEAAAVLSEVNGTPGGTNQYGNHLLEHFEDLWKFENEYKFNVESLIEVSHTNNSQTQWGSDAESFGGAAEGNVANQMIGIREYDKGTTTDTELDLSPGWGFNVVTQDLYDAMQNDNRFHATILDLKELKENGAVTYDAGYQGTGYFLNKFLPRSKDRNQGPGEVDLNFQQNSYIIRLADTYLLEAEALGGTGTRAQALLDAVRARVGMPSIPVSLSAIKNERRMELAGEGHRFFDLVRWGDAATKLANRGFDAGVDEIFPIPFNEMQGTKMKQNPGY, from the coding sequence ATGAAAACTATATTATCCAAATATATATTTATTACAATTGCAGTAGTTACTTTAGGTTCTTGTGATGAAGAATTTGTAACTGTAACTCCAAAAGGTGCTTTTCAAGAATCTGATTATTATACCAATGAAAAGCAAGCTACTAGTGCGCTTGTAGGTGTGTATGACATCTTACGAAAAAACACAGGTGGGTTTGAAAATATTTTAACCGTAATGAACTCAGGTTCTGATGATTTTTATGCTGGTGGCGCCAATGATTCGGATGGTTTGGGACATCAGTATTTTTCGAAACATGCATTGACACCAACCTATATTTATGCCAGTTTATGGAATGATCATTATCAAGGCATTTACAGAGCCAACAAGTTGCTTCAAAAACTCCCAAGCATTCCGATGGATAACAATCTAAAAGTCAGATATGCGGCCGAATCCAAAGCCTTACGAGCTATTTATTATTTCAATTTGGTGCGAATGTTCAAGAACATCCCTTTATTACTTGAACCATTGACACTTGACAATATGAGAACTGTTGTTCAAGCAGATCCCAAAGCGGTTTATACTCAAATCGAAAAAGATTTAGTGGAAGCCATTGCTGTTTTGCCAGTTTCTTTACCAGATGATGAATTAGGACGCATTACCAAAGTGGGTGCCCAAGCAATGCTCGGAAAAGTATATTTATATGATGGAAAAAATACAGAAGCTGCTGCTGTTTTGTCCGAAGTAAATGGAACGCCAGGAGGAACCAATCAATACGGGAATCATCTGTTGGAACATTTTGAAGATTTATGGAAATTTGAAAATGAGTATAAATTTAATGTAGAATCCTTAATTGAAGTATCACACACCAATAATTCACAAACGCAATGGGGATCGGATGCGGAGTCCTTTGGTGGAGCTGCAGAAGGAAATGTGGCCAATCAAATGATAGGTATTAGAGAATATGACAAAGGCACCACAACAGATACCGAATTGGATTTATCACCAGGTTGGGGATTTAATGTCGTGACTCAAGATTTGTATGATGCTATGCAAAACGACAACCGTTTCCATGCTACTATATTAGATCTGAAAGAACTGAAAGAAAACGGTGCAGTTACCTATGATGCCGGATACCAAGGAACAGGGTATTTTTTAAATAAATTTCTGCCTAGATCCAAAGATCGCAATCAAGGACCAGGAGAAGTCGATTTGAATTTTCAACAAAACTCATATATTATCAGATTGGCTGACACGTATCTACTAGAAGCCGAAGCTTTGGGAGGAACAGGAACAAGAGCACAAGCACTTTTGGATGCTGTAAGAGCTAGAGTAGGCATGCCTTCTATTCCCGTATCACTTTCGGCGATTAAAAATGAAAGAAGAATGGAACTTGCTGGCGAAGGACATCGTTTTTTCGATTTAGTAAGATGGGGAGATGCGGCAACCAAACTTGCAAACAGAGGATTTGACGCTGGTGTCGATGAAATTTTCCCAATTCCGTTTAATGAAATGCAAGGAACAAAAATGAAACAAAATCCAGGGTATTAA
- a CDS encoding SusC/RagA family TonB-linked outer membrane protein, with the protein MKNSLQKGFLVFITMICTSLIYSQNITGIVTDSNAPLPGVSIQIKGSNTEAQTDFDGSFTIKNTGENTVLIFKYIGFKTQEINVNGKNALKVVMTIEQNQLNEIVVVGYGTQKKSVVTGAISSVKAKDLEKVPNGRIEQALQGRVSGVTVASNSGSPGSASTIRIRGITTFGEGGNDPLWVIDGVVVDAGGIGFLNQSDIESMEVLKDAASAAIYGTRAATGVILVTTKKGKSGKFTVNYNGFAGFSAPEKTLNLLNASQYGEIMNEKYSASGLPEKFSNPATLGAGTDWQKAIFNTGAFRYSHELSISGGNDVSNFYTSFGLLDQEGIVSTEISNYSKRNFRLNSTHKISKVFTLGQTLGFTTQKTVGIGETNTEYGGVLGSAIHLDPITPIVETDPILANAPPYSTNPVVRDANGNPYGISEYLSQDFTNPVAYAKTRLGNNQSFYDLVGNVYLEATISKNIKIRSTFGAKQSIGGSVAFIPVFYLNPNVTNPINSYNKSEYKDFAWNIENILTYSNKFGDHNLTVLLGQGSYSSNNGGGSAVTYSNLPINDYRNASFNFDVPASDRYVTAYDMTEHKLTSLFSRVNYDYKEKYIFTGIIRRDGSSRFGENNKFGVFPSFNLGWIASKEDFWKTNDIINLLKIRGGYGVVGNDAIPDFRYLSLVSGGYNYAFGKDGIIQTGYGNGTLNNPDLRWEQTSQATLGFETRFFNSLSLTIDLYKKSTEGILRPVSIPGYVGVPEYPTGNVANMDNKGIEVELGYKKQFGDFNFSANANFAYLKNEITQIDSNTNFIPGDVKFQSMDEVTRTQVGHSYNEFYGFKTAGVFQNDAEIAAYKNSKGIIIQPDAKPGDYRWADTDGNGTIDVNDKQFLGSSIPKYTFGLTLNLDYKNFDFMVFTQGAAGNKIFQGLRNLDAKDANYQTSVLDRWTGEGTSNDYARLTYNDDNGNFTKMSNFFLEDGAYLRLKLIQIGYSLPTNAISIIGATKLRFYVSGENLMTFTKYTGYDPEIGGGVFGIDKGTYPQARSFLFGANLQF; encoded by the coding sequence ATGAAAAATAGTCTACAAAAAGGCTTTTTAGTTTTTATAACTATGATTTGCACTAGTTTGATCTATTCCCAAAATATAACGGGAATAGTGACGGATTCTAACGCACCACTTCCTGGAGTTTCTATACAAATAAAAGGCAGCAATACAGAAGCTCAAACTGATTTTGACGGGAGCTTTACTATAAAAAATACAGGAGAAAATACTGTTTTGATCTTCAAATATATTGGTTTTAAAACCCAAGAAATAAATGTGAATGGCAAAAATGCTCTCAAAGTTGTAATGACAATAGAGCAAAACCAACTCAATGAAATTGTGGTTGTTGGATACGGTACTCAAAAGAAAAGTGTTGTTACTGGGGCCATTTCGAGTGTCAAAGCCAAAGATCTGGAAAAAGTACCCAATGGCCGTATTGAGCAAGCTTTACAAGGAAGGGTTTCGGGCGTTACAGTTGCTTCCAATTCAGGTTCACCTGGTTCTGCTTCTACAATTAGAATTAGAGGGATAACTACTTTTGGAGAGGGAGGAAACGATCCCCTTTGGGTAATTGACGGTGTGGTGGTTGATGCTGGCGGAATAGGATTTCTGAACCAATCTGATATAGAATCTATGGAGGTTCTTAAAGATGCAGCTTCGGCGGCGATCTATGGAACTCGTGCAGCAACAGGCGTTATTTTGGTGACAACCAAAAAAGGAAAATCAGGAAAATTTACGGTTAATTATAATGGATTTGCTGGGTTTTCGGCACCAGAAAAAACATTAAATTTATTAAACGCCAGTCAATATGGCGAAATAATGAACGAAAAATATAGCGCATCAGGATTACCTGAAAAATTTTCAAATCCTGCCACATTAGGAGCAGGGACAGATTGGCAAAAAGCTATTTTCAATACAGGTGCTTTTCGTTACTCACACGAATTAAGCATCAGTGGCGGAAATGATGTTTCCAATTTTTATACTTCTTTTGGACTATTAGATCAAGAAGGAATTGTCTCAACCGAAATTTCAAATTACAGTAAAAGGAATTTCCGTTTAAATTCTACTCACAAAATTTCAAAAGTATTTACATTGGGGCAAACTCTTGGATTTACTACTCAAAAAACAGTTGGAATTGGGGAAACAAATACGGAATATGGAGGAGTTCTTGGGTCTGCCATTCATCTTGATCCAATTACCCCAATTGTAGAAACAGATCCTATTTTGGCAAATGCACCACCATATAGTACAAATCCCGTAGTGCGTGATGCAAATGGCAATCCTTATGGTATATCCGAATATCTTTCGCAAGATTTTACCAATCCTGTTGCTTATGCCAAAACTAGATTGGGAAACAATCAGTCGTTTTATGACTTGGTAGGGAATGTTTATTTGGAAGCAACTATTTCTAAAAACATTAAAATTAGATCCACTTTTGGTGCCAAGCAATCTATTGGCGGAAGTGTAGCTTTTATACCCGTATTTTATTTGAATCCAAATGTTACCAATCCGATCAACAGTTACAACAAAAGTGAGTACAAGGATTTTGCTTGGAACATTGAAAACATTTTGACTTATTCAAACAAATTTGGGGATCATAACTTAACTGTTTTATTGGGACAAGGATCCTATTCCAGTAATAATGGAGGAGGATCTGCCGTGACGTATTCAAATTTGCCAATTAACGATTATCGTAATGCCTCTTTTAACTTTGATGTTCCAGCTTCAGACCGATATGTAACGGCTTATGATATGACGGAGCATAAATTGACTTCATTATTCTCAAGAGTTAATTACGACTACAAAGAGAAATATATTTTTACTGGAATTATCCGTCGCGATGGATCTTCTCGTTTTGGGGAAAATAATAAATTCGGTGTATTCCCTTCATTCAATTTGGGGTGGATTGCCTCCAAAGAAGATTTTTGGAAAACCAATGATATAATTAATCTGTTGAAAATTCGTGGAGGATATGGAGTTGTTGGAAATGATGCGATACCTGATTTTAGATATTTATCATTAGTTTCTGGTGGATACAATTATGCTTTTGGGAAAGATGGAATCATTCAAACAGGCTACGGAAATGGAACACTAAATAATCCTGATCTAAGATGGGAACAAACCTCTCAAGCAACTCTTGGTTTTGAAACTCGTTTTTTCAATTCTCTTAGTCTGACTATTGATTTGTACAAAAAATCTACCGAAGGAATATTACGACCAGTGAGTATTCCTGGATATGTTGGTGTTCCTGAATACCCAACTGGCAATGTTGCCAATATGGACAATAAAGGAATTGAAGTGGAGTTGGGTTACAAAAAACAATTTGGTGATTTCAATTTTTCGGCCAATGCAAATTTTGCCTATTTAAAAAATGAAATTACTCAAATTGATTCGAATACCAATTTCATACCGGGTGATGTCAAATTTCAATCGATGGATGAAGTAACAAGAACACAAGTTGGACATTCTTATAATGAATTCTATGGTTTTAAAACCGCTGGTGTTTTTCAAAATGATGCCGAAATTGCGGCTTATAAAAACAGCAAAGGAATAATTATCCAACCAGATGCAAAACCAGGTGATTACCGCTGGGCAGACACCGATGGAAATGGAACGATAGATGTTAATGACAAACAGTTCTTAGGAAGCAGTATCCCAAAATATACCTTTGGTTTAACTTTAAATTTAGACTACAAAAATTTTGACTTCATGGTCTTTACACAAGGAGCGGCTGGGAATAAAATATTTCAAGGATTGCGCAATTTGGATGCCAAAGACGCCAATTATCAAACCAGTGTTTTGGATCGTTGGACTGGCGAAGGGACTTCGAACGATTATGCTCGATTGACTTACAATGATGACAATGGGAACTTTACAAAAATGTCAAACTTTTTCTTGGAAGACGGAGCTTATTTGCGCTTAAAATTGATTCAAATAGGATACTCATTACCCACAAATGCTATTTCAATAATTGGTGCTACTAAATTACGTTTTTACGTTTCAGGAGAAAATCTAATGACTTTTACAAAATATACAGGATATGACCCAGAAATTGGAGGTGGTGTTTTTGGAATAGACAAAGGAACTTATCCGCAAGCAAGATCATTCTTGTTTGGTGCTAATTTACAATTTTAA
- a CDS encoding ROK family protein, whose protein sequence is MLERKTIGVDMGGTKIHASLISGKEIISECTLDTPAKESEKAVLDRLIEAIEQVFQSDCEGIGIGVPSVVDSEKGIVYDVVAIPSWKEVHLKEILENHFKTPVYVNNDSNCFALGENFFGKGINASNFIGVTIGTGLGSGIIIDNKLYHGANTGAGEIGSISYKDGIIEQYTASEFFTSKGLDGEELYKAAKNGDQKALVTFEEYGKNLSEVVKIILYAYDPEVIILGGSISNAFEFFIEAVWKDLEDYMYPIALKTLKIEKSELKNSAVLGAAALVYNFKTETILES, encoded by the coding sequence ATGTTGGAAAGAAAAACTATAGGCGTTGATATGGGTGGAACAAAAATCCATGCAAGTCTAATTTCAGGTAAAGAAATAATTTCCGAATGTACTTTAGACACCCCTGCAAAAGAATCTGAAAAAGCCGTATTAGACCGATTAATTGAAGCCATTGAGCAAGTATTTCAATCGGATTGCGAAGGAATTGGAATTGGTGTTCCAAGTGTTGTTGATTCAGAAAAAGGAATTGTTTATGATGTAGTTGCCATACCCTCTTGGAAAGAAGTACACTTAAAAGAAATACTCGAAAACCATTTTAAAACACCAGTGTATGTAAATAATGATTCCAATTGTTTCGCCTTAGGAGAGAATTTTTTCGGAAAAGGAATTAATGCCTCAAATTTTATTGGTGTAACTATAGGAACAGGATTAGGAAGCGGCATCATTATAGACAATAAATTGTACCATGGAGCCAACACAGGCGCGGGTGAAATTGGCAGCATTTCTTACAAAGACGGAATTATTGAACAATATACTGCCAGTGAATTTTTTACTTCTAAAGGTTTGGACGGCGAAGAACTTTATAAAGCCGCCAAAAATGGAGATCAAAAAGCATTGGTCACTTTTGAAGAATACGGAAAAAACCTTTCTGAAGTGGTGAAAATTATTTTATATGCCTATGATCCAGAAGTAATCATTCTTGGAGGATCCATCAGCAATGCTTTTGAATTTTTTATTGAAGCGGTTTGGAAAGATTTGGAAGATTATATGTATCCCATTGCATTGAAAACTTTAAAAATAGAAAAATCAGAACTTAAGAACAGTGCTGTTTTAGGAGCTGCAGCATTGGTTTATAATTTTAAAACCGAAACTATTTTAGAATCATAA
- a CDS encoding SIS domain-containing protein, whose amino-acid sequence MNRLDTKYKKFGLCTDMMHTAELIRNFNSKDVIPFVNRIENNKKFFITGEGSSRIFPAKNMISNSLRYATDFDIKTEGASQAKEYDLTHFIVFGASNSGKTSELIGLFTQLQNSNHTQLFAVTANTATPLENIAQQTNVLKCGLEKSVAATISVIEQALFFDTLFCKLQDVKTPSLDELSLKFLNALSIAVSEDIIIKILNADTIYFAGRNNGVAEELTLKTQEIIRKKAVYLEGTYALHGAEEVMTPNDVMIIIDPIEEEEHKFKTHLEEGVGINIIAISNRQTLFPTILIHEIEYYDTYLQMAAGWNLLVECGLHLDIDLDKPERARKIGNEYLIEV is encoded by the coding sequence ATGAATAGATTAGATACAAAATATAAAAAATTCGGATTGTGTACTGATATGATGCATACAGCCGAATTAATTCGGAATTTTAATTCAAAAGATGTTATCCCATTTGTAAATAGGATAGAAAATAATAAAAAGTTTTTTATCACTGGAGAAGGAAGCAGCCGAATATTTCCTGCAAAGAATATGATCAGCAATTCGTTACGTTATGCAACTGATTTTGACATAAAAACGGAAGGGGCAAGTCAAGCAAAAGAATATGATTTAACCCATTTTATTGTATTTGGTGCTTCCAATTCTGGCAAAACAAGTGAACTTATTGGTTTGTTTACCCAATTGCAAAATTCGAATCACACCCAACTATTTGCCGTTACCGCTAATACTGCAACACCATTAGAAAATATAGCCCAACAGACTAATGTCTTAAAATGTGGCCTCGAAAAATCTGTAGCAGCAACTATCAGTGTAATTGAGCAAGCTTTGTTTTTTGACACTTTATTTTGTAAATTACAAGATGTAAAAACACCTAGTTTGGATGAATTGTCACTCAAATTTTTAAATGCGTTGTCCATTGCTGTTTCCGAGGATATTATAATCAAAATACTAAATGCTGACACCATTTATTTTGCTGGTAGAAACAACGGTGTGGCCGAAGAGTTGACGCTCAAAACGCAAGAAATTATTCGAAAAAAAGCGGTTTATTTAGAAGGAACATACGCCCTTCACGGAGCCGAAGAAGTTATGACTCCAAATGATGTGATGATTATTATTGATCCTATTGAAGAGGAAGAACACAAATTCAAAACTCATTTGGAAGAAGGTGTTGGTATCAATATTATTGCAATTTCAAATCGTCAAACACTGTTTCCTACTATTTTGATTCATGAAATTGAGTATTATGATACCTATTTGCAAATGGCCGCCGGCTGGAATCTTTTGGTTGAATGCGGATTACATTTAGACATTGATTTGGATAAGCCGGAACGCGCTAGAAAAATTGGAAATGAATACCTTATAGAAGTATAA
- a CDS encoding glycosyl hydrolase 2 galactose-binding domain-containing protein, with the protein MKNLNHTIRLFIAFLLLLLCKMETLNAQNIKFEHQLKEGWSIESSKKVNTTGDKISQKGFDDSKWYKTTVPSTVMASLIANNEYRDIFMGDNLDKVDTTRFRTPWWYRNEFTIGDSSKNTELIFEGINYRANIWLNGKKIAAADSLFGGFRIFSLNISKSVVKGKNTLAVEVFHQKKNEPSIGFVDWAPMAPDRELGLWRPVKLKISDKTSLNNIFVTSKIDKKEYKIAELQITAEAVNNTSVVVEAIVKGRIENINFEKKVTLQPFEKKLVVFNASDFSQLKIKNPRLWWTYELGKPNLYNLNMTIETNNTVSFSKTTTFGIREVEDYITAEGYRGYKLNGVEILIKGGGWVDGMFLNDTEEKVKAQLQYVKQTHMNTVRMEGFWGNSERIYEMADEMGLLMMVGWSCQWEWNAYLDKPEDDFMSIKTPEDMNLIVNYTRDHVNWLRNHPSIFVWVMGSDKLPRPELEKKYHVLFNEIDSSRPLLMSCKEMDSEISGKTAVKMRGPYEYVAPNYWFIDTENGGAFGFNTETGPGPQVPSLEVLKSMIPEDKLWPINATWEFHCGRNEFNTLNRYVKAFNNRYGEQNNVEDFTFKSQASNLESMRAMYEAFAINRSKTTGIIQWMYNSPWPKLIWQFWDYNLLPNAAFYGARSGARPVNIAYNYGDNAVYASNLNPQTANNLQATIQIFDFNGKLIFEKNDKIAVNGNASHKIIDLPNDQNYSKVYFLKLKLTDENGKAIADNFYWLSTKKDVFDFKKSDWINTPLVEHADFKDLDKLPKVKIETENSIKKQNEEYEVTVKLSNPSDKIAFLIELSIMGETSGKSIVPVLWDDNYISLVPKESRTIKVTFPASALKGEKPVFKYKGWNVE; encoded by the coding sequence ATGAAAAATCTAAACCATACAATTCGTTTATTTATTGCATTCCTTTTATTGCTGTTGTGCAAAATGGAAACTTTAAATGCTCAAAATATAAAATTTGAACATCAACTAAAAGAAGGATGGAGTATAGAATCTTCAAAGAAAGTAAATACTACAGGAGATAAAATTTCACAAAAAGGGTTTGATGATTCAAAATGGTATAAAACTACTGTCCCATCAACCGTAATGGCGTCTTTAATTGCCAATAATGAATATCGGGATATTTTTATGGGAGACAATCTTGACAAAGTAGACACCACTAGATTTAGAACCCCGTGGTGGTACAGAAACGAGTTTACTATCGGGGATTCTTCCAAAAACACAGAGCTGATTTTTGAAGGAATCAATTACCGCGCCAATATTTGGTTGAATGGCAAAAAAATAGCAGCTGCAGATAGTCTTTTTGGTGGTTTTAGAATTTTTTCTTTAAACATTTCAAAAAGCGTAGTAAAAGGTAAAAACACACTTGCTGTAGAAGTATTTCATCAAAAAAAGAATGAACCTTCGATTGGTTTTGTCGATTGGGCACCTATGGCTCCAGACCGAGAATTGGGATTGTGGAGACCTGTAAAACTTAAGATTTCGGACAAAACCAGCTTAAACAATATTTTTGTAACCTCAAAAATTGACAAAAAAGAATACAAAATTGCCGAACTGCAAATAACTGCCGAGGCGGTAAACAATACTTCAGTAGTGGTCGAAGCCATTGTAAAAGGCCGAATTGAAAACATCAATTTCGAAAAGAAAGTTACGCTTCAGCCTTTCGAGAAAAAATTGGTTGTTTTTAATGCTTCCGATTTTAGTCAATTGAAAATTAAAAACCCACGTTTGTGGTGGACGTATGAATTGGGGAAACCAAATTTGTACAATTTGAATATGACGATAGAAACAAATAATACTGTTTCTTTTTCAAAAACAACCACTTTTGGCATTCGTGAAGTCGAAGATTATATCACTGCAGAAGGTTATCGAGGATACAAACTAAACGGTGTTGAAATTTTAATAAAAGGAGGCGGATGGGTTGATGGAATGTTCTTAAACGACACCGAAGAAAAAGTAAAAGCACAATTGCAATATGTAAAACAAACCCACATGAACACCGTTCGTATGGAAGGTTTTTGGGGAAATAGTGAAAGAATATATGAAATGGCCGACGAAATGGGGCTCTTAATGATGGTCGGCTGGAGTTGTCAATGGGAATGGAACGCCTATCTGGACAAACCCGAGGATGATTTTATGTCTATCAAAACTCCAGAAGACATGAATTTGATTGTAAACTACACTAGAGATCACGTCAATTGGTTGCGAAACCACCCTAGTATTTTTGTTTGGGTTATGGGAAGTGACAAATTACCTCGCCCGGAATTGGAAAAAAAATACCATGTTTTATTTAATGAAATTGATTCTTCAAGACCTCTTTTAATGTCTTGCAAGGAAATGGATAGTGAGATTTCGGGTAAAACGGCTGTAAAAATGAGAGGCCCATACGAATATGTAGCACCCAACTATTGGTTTATCGACACTGAAAATGGAGGTGCTTTTGGATTTAATACCGAAACGGGACCAGGACCACAAGTCCCTTCGCTTGAAGTACTGAAAAGTATGATTCCCGAAGATAAATTATGGCCCATAAACGCAACTTGGGAGTTTCACTGTGGAAGAAATGAATTTAACACGCTTAATCGGTACGTAAAGGCTTTCAATAACAGATATGGCGAACAAAACAATGTGGAAGATTTTACTTTTAAAAGTCAAGCATCCAACTTGGAATCCATGCGCGCTATGTATGAGGCATTTGCAATCAACAGAAGCAAAACAACAGGAATCATTCAATGGATGTACAATTCGCCTTGGCCTAAATTGATTTGGCAGTTCTGGGATTATAATTTATTACCCAATGCTGCTTTTTATGGGGCAAGGTCTGGTGCACGTCCTGTAAACATTGCTTACAACTATGGTGATAATGCAGTTTATGCAAGCAATTTGAATCCGCAGACTGCCAACAATCTACAGGCAACAATTCAAATTTTTGATTTTAATGGAAAATTGATTTTCGAAAAAAACGACAAAATTGCTGTGAACGGAAATGCTTCGCATAAAATAATTGACTTGCCGAATGACCAGAATTATTCCAAAGTATATTTTTTGAAACTAAAATTAACAGACGAGAACGGAAAGGCAATTGCTGATAATTTTTATTGGCTGTCGACCAAAAAAGATGTTTTCGATTTCAAAAAATCAGATTGGATCAATACGCCATTGGTAGAACATGCTGATTTTAAAGATTTAGACAAATTACCTAAAGTTAAAATCGAAACTGAAAATAGTATTAAAAAGCAAAATGAGGAATATGAAGTCACTGTAAAACTTAGCAATCCATCAGACAAAATTGCCTTTTTGATTGAGTTGAGTATAATGGGAGAAACATCAGGAAAATCGATAGTTCCAGTTTTATGGGACGACAATTATATTTCTTTAGTTCCAAAAGAAAGCAGGACAATCAAAGTCACTTTTCCTGCCTCGGCTTTGAAAGGAGAGAAACCTGTTTTCAAATACAAAGGCTGGAATGTAGAATAA